The Bacillus kexueae region AGAATAAGCTGTAATGTTTCCTTAAGACGATGAGGAGATTCATACAAAATGATCGTTTCAGTCCGCTTCTTAATTTCTTCCAATTGCTTCTTCTTTTCTTTTTTTTGACGATCGAGAAATCCATAAAAATAGAATGGATGTGTTGATAGTCCAGAGGCAATAAGAGCTGTTAAAGCAGCATTAGGTCCTGGTAAAGGAATAACCGGATAGCCATGTTCAATCACTTGTCGAACGAGTTCCATTCCAGGATCAGAAATCGTAGGCATTCCAGCATCACTGACAACCGCAACTTGCTTCCCTTCTTGAAGTAGCGAAAGGATCTTCGCACCGCTCGATTCTTTGTTGTGTTCGTGATGGCTCATTATAGGAGTAGAGATTTCAAAGTGATTCAGCAGCTTTTTCGTTTGACGAGTATCCTCTGCTGCAATCATATCGGACTCCTTTAAGATCCGAATCGCTCTAAATGTCATGTCCTCTAGGTTTCCAATTGGAGTCGGAACTAGATAGAGGGATCCCTTTTCATTCGACTGGTAACTTCTTTGTTGTTGCATGTTGATTGCTCAGCCTCCTTCATATATGCTTCCTTGTTTTTTCTGGATAATTTTTTGAAATAATATTCAGCCCTCATCGCTTCGGTTTTTGATTGATACTCCTCATAATAAATTACCTTTACCGGTCTTCTTCCTCGTGTATATTTTGCTCCCTTCCCATCGT contains the following coding sequences:
- a CDS encoding GIY-YIG nuclease family protein, which gives rise to MEKNKHIFYVLECSDGSFYAGYTNDLPRRVSMHNDGKGAKYTRGRRPVKVIYYEEYQSKTEAMRAEYYFKKLSRKNKEAYMKEAEQSTCNNKEVTSRMKRDPSI
- the rsmI gene encoding 16S rRNA (cytidine(1402)-2'-O)-methyltransferase — protein: MQQQRSYQSNEKGSLYLVPTPIGNLEDMTFRAIRILKESDMIAAEDTRQTKKLLNHFEISTPIMSHHEHNKESSGAKILSLLQEGKQVAVVSDAGMPTISDPGMELVRQVIEHGYPVIPLPGPNAALTALIASGLSTHPFYFYGFLDRQKKEKKKQLEEIKKRTETIILYESPHRLKETLQLILEIMGNRSIVVSRELTKKFEEFLRGSVEEVLKWIEENEVKGEFCLIIEGCSQEEAELFQEEGSWWTNLTVVEHVKAYENKGLSSKEAIKQVAKDRNLPKRIVYQEYHQ